In Desulfomonile tiedjei DSM 6799, a genomic segment contains:
- a CDS encoding TAXI family TRAP transporter solute-binding subunit, with amino-acid sequence MTRYIYILTLVLLVVCLVQCSEVGQKTAEKSGEWKPGQRTDLIIATGGTGGTYYPLGGGIAKAWKDALPGVNVTVQATGASVANIRLLAKKEADIALVQNDIADYGRSGKEVFGEMSERYTNYLAMASLFPEVVQIVVNADSPIQTIQDLRGKKVVVGAAASGTELVSRQIFSAYGLQYKDQKDISPLFLGFVEGATAMKDGNAEGLAIVSGIPNAALVDVQTTRNIRLLPIDVEKLKTAYPFYVEFVAKAGTYKGMDKDVPVAALKAMLVVRSDLDNNLVYMLTKTLFSSAQEIGHSKAREFDVKHAAEGVTIPFHPGAEKYLREQGVAIESKP; translated from the coding sequence ATGACACGATACATATACATCCTGACACTGGTTTTGCTGGTAGTGTGCCTGGTTCAATGCAGTGAAGTGGGTCAGAAAACCGCCGAAAAATCAGGCGAGTGGAAACCCGGCCAACGTACCGACCTGATAATAGCCACAGGCGGCACTGGAGGAACGTATTATCCTCTGGGCGGTGGTATAGCGAAAGCGTGGAAAGATGCGCTTCCCGGGGTCAATGTGACGGTGCAGGCTACCGGGGCATCAGTGGCAAACATACGACTTCTGGCAAAGAAAGAAGCCGATATTGCTCTCGTGCAAAACGATATTGCGGATTATGGCAGATCGGGCAAAGAAGTATTCGGGGAAATGAGCGAGCGTTACACCAATTACCTGGCAATGGCATCATTATTCCCGGAGGTTGTCCAGATTGTCGTTAATGCGGATTCTCCCATACAGACAATTCAGGATCTGAGAGGGAAAAAGGTGGTCGTGGGAGCAGCGGCATCGGGAACCGAACTGGTTTCACGCCAGATATTTTCCGCTTACGGATTGCAGTATAAAGATCAGAAAGATATTTCACCGCTGTTCCTGGGATTTGTTGAAGGAGCAACGGCCATGAAGGACGGCAATGCAGAAGGTCTGGCGATCGTCTCCGGAATTCCCAATGCAGCGCTCGTTGACGTGCAAACCACCAGAAATATCCGTTTACTTCCCATTGACGTGGAAAAGCTCAAAACCGCCTACCCTTTCTATGTCGAATTTGTGGCCAAGGCAGGCACCTATAAGGGTATGGACAAGGATGTGCCTGTTGCGGCTTTGAAAGCGATGCTGGTGGTAAGATCCGACCTTGATAACAATCTCGTATACATGCTGACAAAAACGCTGTTTTCTTCAGCACAGGAAATCGGTCACAGTAAAGCCCGGGAATTCGATGTCAAACATGCAGCAGAAGGCGTGACGATTCCGTTCCATCCCGGTGCAGAAAAATACCTGAGAGAACAGGGAGTTGCCATAGAGTCAAAACCGTGA
- a CDS encoding type II toxin-antitoxin system PemK/MazF family toxin translates to MGTFQPGDVVIAQFFFTDMSASKKRPALILADFSGDDYFLCSITAALRTHDPFQLPLGRDELEGGSLNRDSFIRPSLMMTVHEGLIYYKIGSLPSDKMKQVRETIVDIIMGKV, encoded by the coding sequence ATGGGCACATTTCAACCAGGAGACGTAGTAATTGCTCAATTCTTTTTCACGGATATGAGTGCTTCGAAGAAACGTCCCGCTCTGATTTTGGCAGATTTTTCGGGAGATGATTACTTTCTTTGCTCTATCACAGCTGCTCTTCGCACACACGATCCTTTTCAATTACCATTAGGAAGAGATGAGCTAGAAGGAGGGAGTCTAAATAGGGACAGCTTCATTAGGCCAAGCCTGATGATGACTGTACACGAAGGCTTGATTTATTATAAGATCGGTTCCTTACCAAGCGACAAAATGAAACAGGTGCGAGAGACTATTGTAGATATCATAATGGGTAAAGTCTAA
- a CDS encoding tetratricopeptide repeat protein — protein MSFPILQKNVSLSPRLGIFVVFSCFLALAWTIHHGGFGSPMIFDSKVWINDHAYIFEQENVLEIIRIFPSRAVFLTSLYLDYLIGGMNPSQFRISGAICLAMASTLLVVLSLLLFQLRSETKGITWKEIAVSLLIGLLFLVHPLQIYTVLYIWQRSGLMTCMFYFAALSLYLATRMGKISPRILGYSGVSLCFALGMLTKETMATLPVVLLLAEFALFRLDVKSLFKRALGIALICLPAVSAYLCCTFLLHSTGSVVPQDLAERYLADFNGSGVTVYELLLTEGRIIWFYVAMVVAPYVTGIHFMRAVEFSQSLWIPPTTALAWSAILFFLGYSIWSIRKAPFVSFCILFAIVNLIPESTLPMWMFFGYRPILAMFGIFFLFGMGLIAVLSRVESRFSKATLESIAALFSLALVCLFAAQTWIQADKWNPFAVWKAAYSELPSETGSADKKSYAMILLHYGDSLIRSGDFQEAEEVLQRGVRLSPNTAALYTNLGIVSAARGDVSESVRLYRKAIELDQRRSESHLNLGAALLELKDPEGAANAFRKAVELNPGSAKAHANLGIAALMLGNTGEARQHLSLAVQKDPSLALAHSRLGRAHELSGDLASAAKSYARALALHGNLTEAHYNFARIAAKTGQYDLAEQHYETTLKLNPRFPAAYYELGQVFMLCSEFCKAVECFQKCLQIQPDFTPAKDRLESARKSCRENK, from the coding sequence ATGTCGTTTCCTATCCTCCAGAAGAACGTTTCACTTTCTCCAAGACTAGGGATATTCGTCGTTTTCTCATGCTTTCTTGCTCTGGCATGGACGATTCATCATGGCGGATTCGGTAGTCCCATGATTTTTGATTCCAAAGTGTGGATCAACGATCATGCGTATATCTTCGAGCAGGAAAACGTTCTCGAAATCATCAGAATATTCCCTTCTCGCGCGGTCTTTCTCACATCATTGTACCTGGATTATCTCATAGGCGGCATGAACCCCAGCCAATTCAGGATATCCGGAGCAATCTGTCTGGCTATGGCGAGCACGTTGCTGGTGGTGTTGAGTCTCCTGCTGTTTCAGTTGAGATCCGAAACTAAAGGTATAACCTGGAAAGAGATCGCTGTCAGTCTTCTGATAGGGCTGTTGTTTCTGGTCCATCCGCTTCAGATATATACGGTCTTGTACATATGGCAACGATCCGGTCTCATGACGTGCATGTTCTATTTTGCGGCTCTGTCCTTGTACCTTGCCACACGAATGGGCAAGATTTCTCCCCGGATTCTCGGGTACTCCGGAGTGAGCCTTTGTTTTGCTCTGGGCATGTTGACGAAAGAGACTATGGCAACCCTTCCAGTCGTGCTGCTGCTGGCCGAATTTGCGTTGTTCCGCCTGGACGTGAAGAGCCTCTTCAAGCGAGCTTTGGGAATTGCTCTCATTTGTTTGCCGGCAGTGTCGGCATATTTGTGTTGCACCTTTTTATTGCACAGCACGGGAAGCGTTGTCCCGCAGGATCTTGCAGAGCGCTATTTGGCCGATTTCAATGGGTCCGGGGTAACTGTATATGAGCTGCTGCTGACAGAAGGAAGAATCATCTGGTTTTACGTTGCCATGGTTGTAGCGCCTTATGTAACCGGGATTCACTTTATGAGGGCAGTGGAATTCTCGCAATCACTTTGGATTCCTCCTACCACCGCACTGGCATGGTCCGCTATCCTTTTCTTCCTGGGGTATAGCATCTGGTCGATTCGCAAAGCTCCTTTTGTATCCTTTTGCATTCTTTTCGCAATTGTTAACTTGATTCCGGAATCCACCTTACCCATGTGGATGTTTTTCGGATACAGGCCCATTCTCGCTATGTTCGGCATTTTCTTTCTGTTCGGCATGGGATTGATAGCGGTGCTCTCTCGGGTGGAATCCCGTTTTTCGAAAGCCACGCTGGAAAGTATCGCTGCACTCTTTTCTTTAGCGCTGGTCTGTTTGTTTGCGGCACAAACCTGGATTCAGGCCGACAAATGGAACCCATTTGCCGTATGGAAAGCTGCATATTCAGAATTGCCGTCAGAAACGGGAAGCGCTGACAAGAAATCGTATGCGATGATCCTGCTTCATTACGGCGACAGCCTCATACGATCGGGGGATTTTCAAGAAGCGGAAGAAGTTTTGCAGAGAGGAGTGAGATTGTCTCCCAATACTGCAGCCTTATACACCAATCTCGGGATAGTCTCCGCAGCTCGCGGGGACGTTTCCGAATCGGTTCGACTGTATCGAAAAGCCATCGAACTCGACCAGAGAAGATCGGAATCGCACCTCAATTTGGGAGCAGCTCTTCTCGAACTCAAAGATCCTGAAGGGGCTGCAAACGCTTTCAGGAAAGCGGTTGAGCTGAACCCCGGATCGGCAAAAGCTCACGCCAATTTGGGCATTGCAGCTCTCATGCTCGGCAACACAGGAGAGGCGAGACAACACCTCAGTCTTGCGGTGCAAAAAGATCCTTCGTTAGCACTGGCTCACAGCCGATTGGGAAGAGCGCACGAACTTTCGGGAGATCTTGCATCTGCGGCGAAGTCATATGCTCGTGCTCTCGCACTGCACGGAAATTTAACAGAAGCCCATTACAACTTCGCACGTATCGCGGCAAAGACCGGTCAGTACGATCTGGCAGAACAACATTATGAAACCACACTAAAATTGAACCCTCGATTTCCCGCCGCTTACTATGAACTGGGACAAGTCTTTATGTTGTGTTCCGAATTTTGCAAGGCAGTAGAATGTTTTCAAAAATGTTTGCAGATCCAACCGGATTTTACTCCGGCAAAGGACCGGTTGGAAAGCGCAAGAAAGTCATGCAGAGAAAATAAGTAA
- a CDS encoding Spy/CpxP family protein refolding chaperone → MKTIFMLMFTLVLAFALITPAVYAQQSMPAKPAVTPQEKGKSHEMGQDQTRHDTKSGEKKTRLWDELSPEQRNKIKQARLETAKKMEGLRSEIGKRRIELMELRFADKPDYAAIDKKRNEIMDLRDEMRKVRRHFKQSVLSVLTPEQREKHEKRFAEHGGMMGMGKGMHRGHGMMGGMHGMMGDMDGGMMGGRGHHGMGGMRGMSCPMMGKAMEGRDEFGPGIGFEQSAGESTPFESGMHAEAE, encoded by the coding sequence ATGAAGACTATATTCATGCTCATGTTTACGCTGGTGCTGGCTTTCGCACTGATCACCCCCGCGGTCTATGCCCAACAGTCAATGCCGGCCAAACCAGCCGTGACACCCCAGGAAAAGGGAAAATCGCACGAGATGGGTCAAGATCAGACTCGCCATGACACGAAAAGTGGAGAAAAGAAAACCCGGTTGTGGGACGAATTGTCTCCGGAGCAACGCAACAAGATCAAGCAAGCGAGGCTGGAAACAGCAAAAAAAATGGAAGGCTTGAGATCCGAGATCGGAAAGCGGAGAATCGAGCTTATGGAACTCCGGTTTGCCGACAAGCCGGATTACGCAGCTATAGACAAGAAACGAAACGAAATTATGGACCTCAGGGACGAGATGAGAAAAGTGCGAAGACACTTTAAACAGAGTGTACTCTCCGTACTCACGCCTGAACAGAGGGAAAAACACGAAAAGAGGTTCGCCGAGCACGGAGGCATGATGGGCATGGGCAAAGGAATGCACCGAGGTCATGGTATGATGGGAGGCATGCACGGCATGATGGGAGACATGGACGGTGGAATGATGGGAGGCCGCGGACATCATGGAATGGGAGGAATGCGCGGCATGAGTTGCCCAATGATGGGGAAAGCTATGGAAGGCAGGGATGAGTTTGGTCCTGGAATCGGTTTCGAACAATCGGCCGGGGAATCAACTCCTTTCGAGTCGGGAATGCACGCTGAAGCAGAGTAG
- a CDS encoding universal stress protein, translating into MRILVGYDGSNQSKGALELAKKHALAFGAKVYLVTSLFGENQTNPEEIAEAEEGLEFAKKDFIDSGIEVETHLLIRGLTPGEDLVQFAKEKNIDQIVVGVKKVSAVGKIIFGSNARHVILNAPCPVLSMR; encoded by the coding sequence ATGAGAATCCTCGTGGGGTATGACGGATCCAATCAGTCCAAGGGGGCACTGGAATTAGCCAAGAAACATGCTCTGGCTTTCGGCGCGAAAGTGTATCTTGTGACCTCTCTTTTCGGTGAAAATCAGACCAATCCTGAAGAAATAGCGGAAGCTGAAGAGGGTCTGGAGTTCGCAAAGAAAGACTTCATCGACAGCGGCATTGAAGTGGAGACTCACCTTCTCATCCGCGGACTCACTCCCGGAGAGGATCTGGTGCAATTCGCGAAAGAAAAGAACATCGATCAGATAGTGGTCGGAGTAAAGAAAGTGTCAGCCGTGGGCAAAATCATCTTCGGATCCAATGCTCGCCATGTGATTCTCAATGCACCGTGTCCCGTGCTTTCCATGAGATAA
- a CDS encoding ABC transporter ATP-binding protein — protein MLEVEKINTYYDSSHVLQSVSLSVQSGQSVALLGRNGAGKTTTLRSIMGLTPPRTGSITFEGKQIRGLAPYDIARSGISYMPDDLRIFVDLTCEENLELAHRVCKRSGYWTRQKVEELFPVLADRRNQKGLSFSGGEKKMLSLGRALMMNPSLVLLDEPSEGLAPLVIRKLIETIGEIRKRGLTLLLADQNLKFCRQVCEYGYILEKGTVVHEGTMEAIWSDEDVVKRYLAV, from the coding sequence ATGCTCGAGGTGGAAAAAATCAACACCTACTACGATTCTTCCCACGTGCTGCAGAGTGTTTCTCTTAGTGTGCAATCAGGACAATCTGTGGCTTTGCTGGGTCGGAACGGAGCAGGAAAGACAACCACTCTTCGTTCAATCATGGGGTTGACGCCTCCGCGAACCGGATCTATCACCTTTGAAGGCAAACAGATCCGCGGTCTGGCTCCGTATGATATTGCCAGAAGCGGAATCAGCTATATGCCGGACGATTTGCGTATTTTCGTGGACCTTACCTGTGAAGAAAATCTGGAGCTTGCCCATCGTGTGTGTAAGCGATCGGGATATTGGACGCGCCAGAAAGTCGAGGAGCTGTTTCCGGTGCTTGCAGATCGGAGAAATCAGAAGGGCTTGAGTTTTTCCGGTGGCGAAAAGAAGATGTTAAGTCTGGGACGTGCTTTGATGATGAATCCCAGCCTCGTCCTGCTCGACGAACCTTCTGAAGGGCTCGCTCCACTCGTTATACGTAAGCTCATAGAGACGATCGGTGAGATACGCAAACGGGGGTTGACTCTTCTCCTGGCGGATCAGAATCTCAAGTTCTGTAGACAGGTCTGTGAATACGGCTATATTCTGGAAAAAGGGACCGTCGTTCACGAAGGAACCATGGAAGCAATTTGGTCCGATGAAGATGTTGTAAAGCGGTATCTCGCGGTATAA
- a CDS encoding ABC transporter ATP-binding protein → MNAALLEVRDLNKAFGNVVTARNLSFSLADGTLTSIIGPNGAGKSTLINILSGSIPPDSGEILFQGQDITRYPIDRRVRQGLCRSFQVANVFGHLSLFENIAIPVIALKQKATSFLCSVKKDLEVKQAVDKILDRIGLLDHSHVSASALSHGDRRLLEVGIALAAKPKLLFLDEPTAGMNPVERTRILQNIRDLSAEGEVTFVIVEHDMDVVFSLSERVIVLYRGNIIGDGTPEQVKSNPKVREVYLGEEVA, encoded by the coding sequence ATGAATGCCGCTCTGCTCGAAGTACGCGATCTCAATAAGGCTTTCGGTAATGTCGTCACAGCCAGGAATCTGAGTTTCTCGCTTGCAGACGGGACGCTCACGTCCATTATCGGACCGAACGGTGCCGGAAAATCCACCTTGATAAATATTCTCAGCGGAAGTATTCCTCCCGATTCCGGAGAAATTCTCTTCCAGGGACAAGATATTACCCGATATCCTATAGACCGTCGTGTTCGCCAAGGGCTTTGTCGCTCGTTCCAGGTAGCCAATGTGTTCGGCCACCTTTCACTATTCGAAAATATTGCGATTCCGGTTATCGCATTAAAACAAAAGGCCACAAGCTTCCTTTGTTCGGTGAAAAAAGATTTGGAAGTGAAACAGGCGGTTGACAAGATACTGGATCGCATAGGTCTCCTGGATCATAGCCATGTTTCAGCAAGCGCTCTTTCTCACGGTGACCGCAGACTGCTCGAAGTCGGGATAGCTTTGGCAGCAAAACCGAAACTCCTGTTTTTGGATGAACCGACTGCAGGAATGAACCCCGTGGAACGGACGAGAATCCTGCAAAATATCCGGGATCTCTCCGCAGAAGGAGAAGTAACGTTTGTAATCGTCGAACACGATATGGATGTGGTGTTCTCACTTTCTGAACGGGTAATCGTTCTGTATCGCGGTAATATCATCGGAGACGGCACACCCGAACAGGTGAAATCGAATCCCAAGGTTCGTGAGGTCTATCTCGGTGAGGAGGTTGCTTAA
- a CDS encoding branched-chain amino acid ABC transporter permease yields the protein MNRYSKYVIATLVLAILLGIGLFSSRFILYLTMRVMILSIFAMGYNILFGRTGLLSFGHAAFFATGAYGAALWSMHISSSHPLLGIMAGVVAAAFLALIIGFFCVRHTEIYFSMLTLAFGMMVFSLMWNLRDITGGDDGLSGIVRGSISLGFFKIPIMKDSQFYFLVLFFFALSSLIIYRIYQSPFGLVLAGIRENHIRTEFAGLGVRRYRLAAFVVSGAFAGLAGALGLLLQSNVTPFSAHWSHSADPVLVSLMGGLQTFSGPFVGSILFVVLREFIERFTHNWMLWFGLILLAIILGFRGGIVGSTSQFLKRFSR from the coding sequence ATGAACCGTTACAGCAAGTACGTGATCGCCACTCTAGTTCTAGCAATACTCCTGGGCATCGGATTGTTCTCGAGCCGATTCATCTTGTATCTCACTATGCGAGTAATGATTCTATCCATATTCGCCATGGGCTATAACATTCTTTTCGGAAGGACGGGGTTATTGTCCTTCGGACATGCGGCGTTTTTTGCCACAGGTGCTTATGGAGCCGCTCTATGGTCTATGCACATCAGCAGCTCGCATCCGCTTTTGGGCATAATGGCGGGCGTTGTCGCTGCCGCATTCTTGGCGTTGATAATCGGATTCTTTTGTGTTCGCCACACGGAGATCTATTTCTCCATGCTGACGCTTGCCTTCGGTATGATGGTTTTCTCGTTGATGTGGAATCTCAGGGACATAACCGGCGGTGATGACGGACTTTCCGGAATCGTTCGCGGGTCCATATCGCTCGGTTTTTTCAAGATACCGATCATGAAAGATTCTCAATTTTACTTTCTCGTGTTGTTCTTCTTTGCATTGAGCAGTCTGATTATTTACCGCATTTATCAATCTCCCTTCGGCCTGGTGCTCGCGGGAATCAGGGAAAATCACATTCGAACGGAATTTGCCGGGCTGGGAGTGAGACGCTACAGGCTGGCGGCTTTTGTGGTTTCCGGTGCTTTTGCCGGATTGGCCGGAGCTTTGGGTCTGCTCTTGCAAAGCAATGTGACTCCGTTTTCGGCCCACTGGAGTCACTCGGCCGACCCGGTGCTCGTAAGTCTCATGGGAGGCCTGCAAACGTTCAGCGGTCCTTTTGTGGGAAGTATTCTGTTCGTAGTGTTGCGAGAATTTATCGAACGATTCACCCATAATTGGATGCTCTGGTTCGGACTCATTCTGCTCGCCATCATTTTGGGATTCCGAGGCGGAATTGTGGGCTCCACAAGCCAGTTTCTCAAAAGGTTTTCACGTTAA
- a CDS encoding branched-chain amino acid ABC transporter permease, whose amino-acid sequence MLESLIHVSLTGISAGMFIWLVASGLTLIFGVLRVLNFAHGSFYMLGAYLCYTVLRYIGVDFWLGVIVGPLVVCVVGFLMERFLLRQVYDLELPYQLLLTFAMVLIFDELVKMIWGAGSIGSPTVPGLSGSIQIAGRNFPVYNLFIMVVGPLVAIGLWAFLEKSWWGRLIRAAAADREMAAAIGVRVPALYTAVFVFGAWLSAVGGALAVPYVGLLTTGMGEAVIINAFVVVVIGGLGSLQGAFLGALFIGLLNSFGTRYVPALDMFLTFILMGVVLLWRPQGFFAGVDR is encoded by the coding sequence ATGTTGGAATCCCTCATTCATGTGAGCCTTACAGGAATTTCCGCGGGAATGTTTATTTGGCTGGTGGCCAGCGGATTGACCCTCATCTTCGGAGTGTTGCGGGTGCTGAATTTTGCGCACGGAAGCTTCTACATGTTAGGGGCATACCTTTGCTACACAGTTCTCCGATACATTGGAGTCGATTTCTGGTTGGGTGTTATAGTCGGTCCGCTGGTAGTATGTGTGGTGGGTTTCCTCATGGAACGTTTTCTGCTGCGCCAGGTATATGATCTGGAACTTCCCTATCAGCTTCTTCTCACCTTTGCCATGGTGCTCATATTCGACGAGTTGGTGAAGATGATCTGGGGTGCGGGATCAATCGGGTCCCCCACTGTTCCGGGACTTTCCGGTTCGATTCAGATCGCAGGACGCAATTTTCCTGTATATAACCTCTTCATCATGGTAGTCGGACCACTGGTGGCAATCGGTCTTTGGGCTTTTCTGGAAAAAAGCTGGTGGGGTCGCCTGATTCGTGCAGCGGCTGCAGATCGTGAAATGGCTGCGGCCATAGGAGTGCGAGTCCCTGCTCTGTATACTGCGGTGTTCGTGTTCGGAGCATGGCTTTCTGCAGTTGGAGGAGCGCTTGCCGTCCCGTACGTGGGACTTCTCACGACAGGTATGGGTGAAGCTGTCATCATCAATGCTTTCGTCGTGGTGGTCATCGGAGGATTAGGCAGCCTGCAAGGGGCTTTTCTCGGAGCACTCTTCATCGGTCTCCTGAATTCCTTCGGCACCCGATACGTTCCTGCGCTGGACATGTTTCTCACATTCATCCTTATGGGTGTCGTGCTGCTCTGGCGGCCTCAGGGATTTTTCGCGGGGGTCGACCGATGA
- a CDS encoding ABC transporter substrate-binding protein, which translates to MDKPGIKRRDFMKMGLLTAAASALGSGVMKPVGLWAATPKIKGPIKVGYQAVLSGTLAGYGEFHKMGALMAMEEINAAGGIAGNKLEIEIRDSTLAAPTALQNVRYFVDSWEADLLAGVDSSGQALAVAPAVGQLDRILMVTHAATEKLTEDEVFKKGIKQVFRICTPTYQDGNAAAFIAKDLPAMSWATINPKYEYGFTTWKMFQDTLGKLKPGVKFVADSWAPFGTTDFRPHINTIMDAKPEGLYSVVWAGELITMMKQAQQAGLFDKVKHILLPVGAAMDVLEGLGPEMPDNIWISGRYFFLYPDSPQNKEWVANFRKRWNHYPAYVSETAYSTMYAFKKAIEAAGSKETGQLIKAMEGMELDSPAGKRVFRKEDHQAMYEVPWGLTASNPNYPFKIMGKQIVIPAKECFNRPPFEGEGTHPPFKS; encoded by the coding sequence ATGGACAAACCTGGAATCAAGCGACGGGACTTCATGAAGATGGGATTGCTCACTGCGGCTGCATCTGCTCTCGGGTCGGGCGTCATGAAACCGGTCGGGCTTTGGGCTGCAACCCCGAAAATCAAAGGCCCCATAAAAGTCGGGTACCAGGCGGTTCTTTCCGGAACCCTGGCCGGTTATGGCGAGTTTCACAAAATGGGCGCACTCATGGCCATGGAAGAAATAAATGCAGCGGGCGGGATTGCCGGGAACAAGTTGGAAATCGAAATCCGTGATTCGACCCTGGCTGCTCCCACGGCACTCCAGAATGTTCGCTATTTCGTGGATAGCTGGGAAGCAGATCTGCTCGCTGGAGTGGATTCATCAGGACAGGCTCTCGCTGTTGCACCCGCAGTCGGGCAGCTCGACCGCATTCTCATGGTGACCCATGCCGCCACGGAGAAGCTCACCGAGGATGAAGTATTCAAAAAAGGCATCAAACAGGTATTCCGTATTTGCACTCCCACCTATCAGGATGGTAATGCCGCGGCATTCATTGCAAAAGATCTTCCTGCAATGAGCTGGGCAACCATCAATCCCAAGTATGAATATGGATTCACCACATGGAAGATGTTTCAGGACACCCTGGGAAAACTGAAACCGGGCGTCAAGTTTGTGGCGGATTCCTGGGCTCCGTTCGGAACGACCGACTTCAGACCTCACATCAACACGATAATGGACGCCAAACCCGAAGGATTGTACTCCGTTGTCTGGGCCGGCGAGCTTATTACCATGATGAAACAGGCGCAACAGGCAGGCCTGTTCGACAAAGTCAAACACATCCTTCTTCCTGTAGGAGCGGCAATGGATGTCCTGGAGGGACTCGGTCCGGAAATGCCTGACAATATCTGGATCTCGGGACGCTATTTCTTCCTGTATCCGGATTCGCCGCAAAACAAAGAGTGGGTGGCCAATTTCCGCAAACGCTGGAATCACTATCCTGCATATGTCTCTGAAACGGCATATTCCACCATGTATGCGTTCAAGAAAGCCATCGAAGCTGCCGGCTCCAAGGAAACCGGGCAACTTATCAAGGCCATGGAAGGCATGGAACTCGACAGTCCTGCAGGAAAACGAGTGTTCAGGAAAGAAGATCATCAGGCAATGTACGAAGTCCCGTGGGGTCTGACGGCAAGCAATCCCAACTATCCTTTCAAGATAATGGGTAAGCAGATTGTGATCCCGGCGAAGGAGTGCTTCAATCGTCCGCCCTTCGAGGGTGAGGGTACGCATCCTCCGTTCAAGTCGTGA
- a CDS encoding SDR family NAD(P)-dependent oxidoreductase, producing MMTNQELFDISGRVALVTGASKGLGKSMALALARAGADIALFARDVDGLKSVKSEIESLGRKAEFFSVDVLNKTNIDEAIEQTLNVFGRVDILVNNAGVNVRKPVLELSPDEWDLVVDTNLKGYLLMAQSVVPHMLSRGSGKIINMASILGTVALPMQVAYASSKGGVIQMTKVMALEWAKQGLQVNAIGPTYFETPLVAQLRNDPERYNFIVERTPMGRWGQPDELAGVVVFLASKASDFVTGQTIFIDGGWTAW from the coding sequence ATGATGACGAATCAGGAACTCTTTGACATCAGCGGCCGGGTGGCGCTTGTCACCGGGGCGTCAAAGGGTCTGGGAAAATCCATGGCTCTGGCCTTAGCGCGAGCTGGTGCAGATATTGCTCTTTTTGCCCGCGATGTGGACGGCCTCAAATCCGTGAAGTCCGAAATAGAGAGTCTGGGCAGGAAAGCGGAATTCTTCAGCGTGGACGTGTTGAATAAGACTAACATTGATGAAGCTATCGAACAGACCTTAAACGTCTTCGGTCGCGTAGATATTCTGGTGAACAACGCCGGTGTCAACGTGAGAAAACCCGTGCTGGAACTTTCTCCGGATGAATGGGATCTGGTAGTCGATACCAACCTGAAGGGTTATCTTCTCATGGCCCAGAGTGTGGTGCCTCACATGCTTTCCCGGGGCAGTGGCAAAATCATCAACATGGCATCTATTCTCGGGACTGTCGCTCTTCCCATGCAGGTGGCGTACGCTTCCAGCAAGGGAGGTGTGATTCAGATGACCAAGGTGATGGCTTTGGAGTGGGCAAAGCAGGGACTGCAGGTCAATGCCATCGGCCCGACTTATTTTGAAACTCCTCTGGTGGCGCAATTGAGAAACGATCCGGAGCGCTACAACTTCATTGTCGAACGTACACCGATGGGACGCTGGGGACAACCCGACGAACTTGCCGGGGTAGTCGTTTTTCTTGCATCAAAAGCTTCCGATTTCGTGACGGGGCAGACGATCTTCATAGATGGAGGCTGGACTGCCTGGTAG